In Alnus glutinosa chromosome 7, dhAlnGlut1.1, whole genome shotgun sequence, the sequence TATTGACCCGGACAAATTACCGAATTTGTCCGTAGTCATAAAGGAAtgtctcggttcaaatcaaaccagatcaaaccagaccagatcaaatcaagaCGCCGCTCCCTCGGTTTAAAATACAACCGACCCGGAGCACGCCCCGGACATTTCTCAATATTGACTCGGACAAATCGTCAAGTTTGTCCGAAGTCATTAAGGAATGTCTCGGTTCgaatcaaaccagaccagatcaaatacAACTCGGTAGTGTAagcaaaacaaaagtttatatgaacaaatcaaaatatcaaagtataaaaattaattctataTCATAAAACCAACCGGGTTACATTAGTTTTCATTGCAAAGTACAACCGGcccaaaaagaaggaaaaaatatattacataagtGGGCTCCCTGCCGAGTCCCCAGCATCGCCAGCCCCAGGTTCCTCGGTTTCTTCCCTACAGGGAGTGCATTCTGAGACAGAGGGTCCCGAGGTTAAGTCATCTCGATAAGGATTGGGAGCATCATCAGTCCAGTCCTCCACATCCGGGAAAAATTCCACTCCCAGAGTTTGTAGCTCCTTGGTTGCTATCTCGGGTAATTCGAGGAGCCCAGGAGTCACAGTCTCGGGGTCAACCGTAAATACTTCCGGGTGAAGAAGCATAGTCCTCAATCTCTCAAAACCCCAGTTGGATCCTCGGCCCCAGCTAAGACCTCGAAGCCAAGGAACAAGGGCGAGTTGTTTCTTGAAACGCCGGGACTTGGTCTTATAATGATGGGCCTTCTTCCGAAGTCTCTTACACCGAGCTCGAATTTCTTTCTGCCTCTCGGACATGGAGTGCTTGTCGGCCACCAGCGAGTCCTTCTCTCGCTCCAAGTCTGTCACCCGGGAAGACAGCACAGTCTTGGCTTCGTTAGCCTCGGTCAGATTGCTCAATACTCTGTCAAGGGTTTTTTCACTTTCAAGTGCTTGAGCATGAGATGTATCCGCCAGCTTCCGGGCCTGAGCCAGATCCAGGTCCCGAGCCTTGATTATCTGATCTTTGGTTTGAATATCTTGTTTCAAGGTCTCTATCTCGGACTCCAAGTCCGAGGTTCGTGTCACCTCGAATTCCAGCTCCTGAACCCGGGACCGAAGCTCGGCTACCTTAGCTTCCAGAGCAGCTTGGCTTCCAATAACACCCCGGTGGTCACGCCACAAGGCGACCGACCTCATAACGCACTGAAAAAACGCCAAGgatagtcaaaaaaaaaaaaaaaaaaaagaaaaaaaaaaggggggggtaTTATGAAAATCACAAGTCTTGCCTGCAACTGGGTATGGAGCATCGCCTCCATAAGTCCTCCGGGGGACAAGGTCCCGGACATTGAGGAAGACCCCTCTGGAATTAAGCCCATTAATGTCTCCAAGGGGCAAGCCAGTAGGCCTTCCCTCAGAGAACCGATTAATGCTCCCTGTCGGGAAGTCTCGGCTTCCATAACTCCCGGAGAAAGATTTTGAGTACTCGGTTGGTCCTCACAAGTCTCGGGTCCAGAGGACTCCGCCACCTCAACCCGGTCCAAACACTCTCCGGCCGGCACGGAGGAGTCTATCTCCCCGGTCTCAAGATGATCCTCCGATGCCACCACCACATGATCTCCAGATTTCGGCCCACTCTGGGGTTGGAAGCATGTTTCATGCTCCACCGGTAAGCGAGCCTCGGAGGCTAGACCAACATCAGATTCCAAACGAGCTTCTATCCTCTCAGTCGGAGACCGACCCGAAGCCTCGGATCTTTCAATCGGTTCTTCCCGGGTAGCTGGCAATGTGGGCAATATAAAACGCGGCCGACCAAAAAGAAGCTCGGCTTCAGTGGACCGCGTAAGCGC encodes:
- the LOC133873997 gene encoding uncharacterized protein LOC133873997 produces the protein MSDARELPAVAVSESEEEELLSEDEVIPQQGERQMPLVPLDLRGVSKVGTADEFRLRNNYDIPPLVLLHFQNPVTREIRGGDLVIYEKMLLAGLRFPLPDIARELVLFLGVSPSQLTPNAWRYLFASFILWQTVLGARMTIPEFFNIYRASYKREGVVEFTVRNNPIFIYLSQSYSNNRGWRSDFFRVSGDWESVAPLPADQRVSRVWNPIQVDLREAPVLNATGKRRVAAMLLFSQTPGNDRKIDYDNIVTDENMRKVLGYQIPTEKVWYDRKGKQKLKKFEGGAAGTPQPKASKVAPGTKRVVKPKKTSKATLPPRTISKATQAPRTAIVPRDSLTSNFSAPATDLVSDLIRAPETIIPATSSSAVISIVEVGNPEEGSGRETVVVHAPDVVEIGDDPEELEQEASEVRNASKRKRKEVAPESPKRTRFASDPLEYALTRSTEAELLFGRPRFILPTLPATREEPIERSEASGRSPTERIEARLESDVGLASEARLPVEHETCFQPQSGPKSGDHVVVASEDHLETGEIDSSVPAGECLDRVEVAESSGPETCEDQPSTQNLSPGVMEAETSRQGALIGSLREGLLACPLETLMGLIPEGSSSMSGTLSPGGLMEAMLHTQLQCVMRSVALWRDHRGVIGSQAALEAKVAELRSRVQELEFEVTRTSDLESEIETLKQDIQTKDQIIKARDLDLAQARKLADTSHAQALESEKTLDRVLSNLTEANEAKTVLSSRVTDLEREKDSLVADKHSMSERQKEIRARCKRLRKKAHHYKTKSRRFKKQLALVPWLRGLSWGRGSNWGFERLRTMLLHPEVFTVDPETVTPGLLELPEIATKELQTLGVEFFPDVEDWTDDAPNPYRDDLTSGPSVSECTPCREETEEPGAGDAGDSAGSPLM